A genome region from Flavobacterium sp. CFS9 includes the following:
- a CDS encoding transposase — MKEGYIIRDQTLPHFITSTVVDWVDIFTRQVYRDIVIESLAYCIENKGMILYGYVIMSNHIHLIIQSKHGKLSDLLRDFKKFTAKNILGKIQNIPESRREWMLERFKLATHSHSRNKEYQFWQYGNHAEEIYSNEFMWSKLDYIHLNPVSGGIVAKASDYIYSSASNYVCDSGLLKVEKADNPVINVLDHKSFVRYNKY; from the coding sequence ATGAAAGAGGGATACATAATAAGAGATCAAACGTTGCCACATTTTATAACTTCAACAGTTGTGGACTGGGTAGATATTTTTACACGTCAGGTTTATAGAGATATAGTCATTGAGAGTTTAGCATACTGTATTGAGAATAAAGGAATGATTTTATATGGTTATGTTATTATGAGCAATCATATACATCTAATTATTCAATCTAAACATGGAAAATTATCAGATTTATTAAGAGATTTTAAAAAATTTACCGCGAAAAATATACTTGGAAAAATTCAAAATATCCCTGAAAGTAGAAGAGAATGGATGTTAGAACGTTTTAAATTAGCAACCCACAGTCATTCAAGAAATAAAGAATACCAATTCTGGCAGTATGGAAATCATGCAGAAGAAATTTATAGTAATGAGTTTATGTGGTCAAAATTAGATTATATACATTTAAATCCAGTAAGCGGCGGAATTGTTGCTAAAGCATCAGATTATATTTATTCAAGTGCAAGTAATTATGTATGTGATTCAGGACTGCTAAAAGTTGAAAAAGCTGATAATCCAGTAATAAATGTTTTAGACCATAAATCGTTTGTTCGTTATAATAAATATTAA
- a CDS encoding META domain-containing protein, with the protein MKRFKCIYVFVAVLLSTITYGQESLKMFVKESKVSCMGVGPMECLQVKYDKDKEWQLFYDHIEGFNFEKGNRYEILVTRTKRQAPIPADASAYQYKLKSIVSKTPVNAEKGIYNTKMILTQLNGKKINSGKAFITINDETGTINGNNGCNIFNVKYTKLSAKNQIKTDSPFGTLMACEGEGMKLEQDFSTAITKKKFKIVKKNNKVQFRNTKNKVVMEFSIPTQNQLWSFIAKNNWKLIALENVGQDYGKASIKFNPAEKKVSGSTGCNNFAGTYATTGDHISFDRVAATAMACIGEEGNKTEQKMLSYLNNKDLRFDVADQTLNFYLNDRLVMMFGTIK; encoded by the coding sequence ATGAAAAGATTTAAATGTATTTATGTTTTTGTAGCGGTATTATTATCAACAATTACATATGGCCAGGAAAGTTTAAAAATGTTTGTAAAAGAAAGTAAAGTGTCCTGTATGGGGGTTGGTCCTATGGAATGTCTGCAGGTAAAGTATGACAAGGACAAAGAATGGCAGTTATTTTACGATCATATTGAAGGTTTTAATTTTGAAAAAGGAAATCGATACGAGATCTTGGTAACGAGAACCAAAAGACAAGCGCCTATTCCTGCCGACGCTTCTGCCTACCAGTACAAACTGAAAAGCATTGTTTCGAAAACTCCTGTAAATGCCGAAAAAGGAATTTACAATACCAAAATGATCTTGACCCAGTTAAACGGAAAAAAGATAAATAGCGGGAAAGCATTTATTACCATTAATGATGAAACCGGAACAATAAACGGTAACAACGGATGTAATATCTTCAATGTAAAGTATACAAAGCTTTCTGCAAAAAATCAAATTAAGACCGATTCTCCTTTTGGAACTTTAATGGCTTGTGAGGGTGAAGGCATGAAATTGGAGCAAGATTTTAGTACTGCGATCACAAAGAAAAAGTTCAAAATTGTAAAGAAGAACAACAAAGTGCAGTTTAGAAATACTAAGAACAAAGTGGTGATGGAATTTTCGATACCCACTCAAAATCAACTGTGGAGTTTTATTGCAAAAAACAATTGGAAACTAATCGCACTTGAAAATGTTGGACAGGATTACGGAAAGGCTTCTATTAAGTTTAATCCTGCAGAAAAAAAAGTAAGCGGAAGTACAGGCTGCAACAACTTCGCTGGAACTTATGCAACTACTGGTGATCACATTTCTTTTGATAGGGTAGCGGCTACAGCTATGGCATGCATTGGTGAAGAAGGAAACAAAACAGAGCAAAAAATGCTATCTTATTTAAACAACAAAGACTTGCGTTTTGACGTAGCCGATCAAACTCTTAATTTTTATCTTAACGATAGACTAGTTATGATGTTTGGCACTATAAAATAA
- a CDS encoding VOC family protein, whose amino-acid sequence MQKDKLNWFKNVEHRTHPHPGLNWLTVTLSVPDVASAIDFYTGVMEMVSISELEDQNNGELLFARIRYRGNNFVLNKEHWDFQAVAPITSGQVPPFVFYLYVDDVKTLVAEIRKDKEAKIIAEPEMQFWGDLKARIQDPFGYIWDLAEKAN is encoded by the coding sequence ATGCAAAAAGATAAATTAAATTGGTTTAAGAATGTAGAACATCGTACGCATCCACATCCCGGACTGAACTGGTTAACCGTCACTCTAAGCGTACCGGACGTAGCCAGTGCAATAGATTTTTATACCGGAGTAATGGAAATGGTTTCCATTTCTGAGTTGGAAGATCAAAACAATGGAGAACTATTGTTTGCAAGAATTCGGTATCGCGGAAACAACTTTGTACTCAATAAAGAACATTGGGATTTTCAGGCAGTAGCTCCAATTACTTCAGGGCAGGTACCTCCTTTTGTTTTTTACCTGTATGTAGACGATGTAAAAACATTGGTTGCCGAAATTAGAAAAGATAAAGAGGCCAAAATTATTGCTGAACCGGAAATGCAGTTTTGGGGAGATTTAAAAGCAAGAATTCAGGATCCGTTTGGTTACATCTGGGATTTGGCAGAAAAAGCGAATTAA
- a CDS encoding serine hydrolase domain-containing protein — protein MKNRFLLILLLSSIFCLAQNSKPENTTIKIVIDSAANRMIKKPLIHSTSIVLVYQGKEFIGHYGELEKGKNNCPDNETIYEIGSLSKTFAGTLAAKAVCEKKLNIEDEVQKYLPQNYPNLKYGKQPLLVKHLLSHTSGIPNMLPFEANTILQNFTNHDTPAKINQLFKNYGQKDFLRDLHKVKIDTVPGYKYSYSSAGTQLLAFILEKVYKTKYEELLTNFIAKDIAMQNTKISLSNQEAKRLAVGYHSDNNVITSPMPQLPWGASGNMKSTIPDMAKYIKFQLKNNKIAAESHKTIVKFDDEFSIGYLWNIATDDKKLGTFYIHHGGVPRSQCYIYIIPKYDLGAFIITNQSGTNTAKVMEDTLNEIFEKITQTGNNG, from the coding sequence ATGAAAAATAGATTCCTTCTAATTCTTCTGTTATCCTCAATCTTTTGTTTGGCTCAAAACTCAAAACCAGAAAATACTACTATCAAAATAGTAATCGATAGCGCTGCAAATAGAATGATAAAAAAACCTTTAATTCATTCTACTTCAATTGTATTAGTTTATCAAGGAAAGGAATTTATTGGTCATTATGGAGAATTAGAAAAAGGAAAAAATAACTGCCCTGATAATGAAACGATCTATGAAATAGGTTCTTTAAGTAAAACATTTGCAGGGACACTTGCTGCAAAAGCAGTATGCGAGAAGAAATTGAATATTGAAGATGAAGTGCAAAAGTATTTACCACAAAATTATCCAAATCTAAAGTATGGAAAGCAGCCTCTTCTTGTCAAACACTTGCTTTCACATACAAGCGGAATTCCAAATATGTTACCCTTTGAAGCCAATACAATTCTACAGAATTTTACAAACCACGATACTCCCGCAAAAATTAATCAACTCTTTAAAAATTATGGACAAAAGGATTTTTTAAGAGACCTTCATAAAGTCAAAATTGATACTGTTCCGGGATATAAATACTCTTATTCTAGTGCAGGTACTCAACTTTTAGCTTTTATTTTAGAGAAAGTTTATAAAACAAAGTATGAAGAACTATTAACCAATTTCATTGCTAAAGACATTGCAATGCAGAACACAAAAATTAGTCTTTCTAATCAGGAAGCCAAAAGACTTGCGGTCGGTTATCACAGTGATAATAATGTAATCACCTCACCAATGCCGCAATTGCCATGGGGAGCATCCGGTAATATGAAATCAACAATACCTGATATGGCGAAATATATTAAGTTTCAGTTGAAGAATAATAAAATCGCAGCTGAATCACATAAAACAATTGTAAAATTTGACGATGAGTTTAGTATTGGTTATTTATGGAATATAGCCACAGATGATAAAAAACTGGGAACTTTTTACATTCATCATGGTGGAGTACCACGCTCTCAGTGTTACATTTATATAATTCCAAAATACGATCTGGGTGCATTTATTATTACGAATCAAAGTGGCACGAACACAGCCAAAGTTATGGAAGATACATTAAATGAAATATTCGAAAAAATAACACAAACTGGAAATAATGGATAA
- a CDS encoding alkaline phosphatase gives MEKNKDLGRRRFLRNSLLVAGGVFIAPLIESCSNDDKTDNDGAPDGMKNEGFETGVASFDPTETGVIIWTRYSTGSDAEINWEVSKNASFTEITRKGQAAASSTNDFTIAVDVQNIPSNTKYYYRFYNAKTKQVTVTGETRTLPSKTDSVNEVKMAVVSCSNFPAGLFNVYGAIASSDADVVVHLGDYIYEYAPGQYGTNPFTNPLGREHKPAREITSLSDYRERYRQYRGDKNLQLLHQKKPFICVWDDHEFANDTYKSGAENHQPSEGDFQVRKMAAFQAYSEYIPLKTGKDFRIYRSFNFGTILSLYMMDTRVIARDKQLSYGDYIDNSGNFDQTKFKTDLLSTNRKLIGSEQMAWLGSQINADTAKWKVLGQQILMTKMLIPAELLMLLNQILGEVSKLGSATPATMKALTTTISQLVVIKMRYKQGDPSLTAQEIARVTTTLPYNLDAWDGYFAEREQLYAMLSGKNVVVLAGDTHNAWMGKLTDMQGKHIGTEIACSSVSSPGLESYFGITSDPTKAIELAQAFTVLIDDLEYANLYKRGYTYLKFTASGSEAEWRFVDSVTTETTNTVTEKKYTIA, from the coding sequence ATGGAAAAGAACAAGGATTTAGGCAGAAGAAGGTTTCTTAGAAATTCTCTATTGGTTGCCGGAGGAGTTTTCATCGCCCCATTGATTGAAAGCTGTAGTAATGATGACAAAACAGACAATGATGGTGCTCCGGACGGAATGAAAAACGAAGGGTTTGAGACTGGTGTTGCCAGTTTTGATCCTACTGAAACCGGAGTGATTATCTGGACAAGATATTCAACTGGCTCAGATGCCGAAATTAATTGGGAAGTAAGTAAGAATGCCTCGTTTACTGAAATAACCAGAAAAGGACAGGCAGCAGCATCTTCTACAAACGATTTTACAATAGCGGTAGATGTTCAGAACATTCCATCGAATACAAAATACTATTATCGATTTTATAATGCCAAAACCAAGCAAGTAACGGTTACTGGTGAAACACGCACATTGCCGTCTAAAACAGACAGTGTAAATGAGGTAAAAATGGCGGTTGTTTCCTGTTCTAATTTTCCGGCAGGGCTTTTCAATGTGTACGGAGCGATCGCTTCTTCAGATGCCGATGTAGTGGTACATCTTGGAGATTATATTTACGAATATGCGCCGGGACAGTACGGAACAAACCCTTTTACCAATCCGCTGGGCAGAGAACACAAACCCGCCAGAGAAATTACAAGTCTTAGCGATTACAGGGAACGATACAGACAATACAGAGGAGATAAAAACCTGCAGTTGCTGCATCAGAAGAAACCTTTTATATGCGTTTGGGACGATCATGAATTTGCCAACGATACCTATAAATCCGGTGCCGAAAACCATCAGCCTTCCGAAGGAGATTTTCAGGTGAGAAAAATGGCCGCTTTCCAGGCTTATAGCGAGTATATTCCGCTTAAAACAGGAAAAGATTTTAGAATTTACAGAAGTTTTAATTTTGGTACTATTCTTTCTCTTTACATGATGGATACCCGAGTGATTGCGAGAGACAAGCAGTTGAGTTACGGTGATTATATCGATAATAGCGGAAATTTTGACCAGACAAAATTCAAAACCGATTTATTAAGCACCAACAGAAAATTAATCGGAAGCGAGCAAATGGCGTGGCTGGGATCGCAGATCAATGCAGATACCGCTAAATGGAAAGTATTAGGTCAGCAAATCCTGATGACCAAAATGCTGATTCCTGCGGAGCTATTAATGCTTCTGAATCAAATTTTAGGAGAAGTTTCTAAACTAGGAAGCGCAACACCGGCGACTATGAAAGCGCTTACCACTACAATCTCTCAACTTGTGGTGATTAAAATGAGATACAAACAAGGAGATCCTTCATTAACGGCTCAGGAAATTGCAAGAGTTACCACAACTTTACCTTATAATTTGGATGCCTGGGACGGTTATTTTGCCGAAAGAGAGCAATTATACGCGATGCTTTCCGGAAAAAATGTAGTGGTTTTGGCCGGAGATACTCACAATGCATGGATGGGTAAACTTACGGATATGCAGGGAAAACACATAGGAACTGAAATAGCGTGTAGTTCGGTTTCATCACCGGGATTGGAATCTTATTTCGGAATTACTTCAGACCCTACAAAAGCAATAGAATTAGCACAAGCCTTTACAGTCCTGATAGATGATTTAGAATATGCCAATTTGTACAAGCGAGGATATACCTACCTTAAATTTACAGCATCCGGTTCTGAAGCCGAATGGCGATTTGTAGACAGTGTAACAACCGAAACCACCAATACGGTTACAGAAAAAAAATATACGATAGCATAG
- a CDS encoding Crp/Fnr family transcriptional regulator, which produces MNNTNPLIQQFKKYGALSSSVEMAIEQKTKVFTKKKNDHFLKQGQLLTSYFVVKKGVFRAYINRNEKEINVWFGEENQIFGAIMPMYANKPSPEYIQFLEDSEVYAIAVDDLEILYEQYPELNRIGRKIAEELCVILEDRITSLHTESATERYQSLMEQQPSLVQRINLGHIASFLRVTQETLSRIRKR; this is translated from the coding sequence ATGAATAATACAAATCCATTAATTCAACAATTTAAGAAATATGGAGCGCTGAGTTCAAGCGTGGAAATGGCTATTGAGCAAAAAACTAAGGTATTTACAAAGAAAAAAAACGATCATTTTTTGAAGCAAGGACAGCTACTAACAAGTTATTTTGTGGTAAAGAAAGGTGTTTTCAGAGCTTATATTAATCGGAATGAGAAAGAAATAAACGTATGGTTTGGAGAAGAAAACCAAATTTTTGGGGCCATAATGCCGATGTATGCCAATAAACCTTCACCAGAGTACATACAATTTTTAGAAGATTCAGAAGTATATGCCATTGCAGTAGATGATTTAGAGATTTTATACGAACAGTACCCCGAGTTAAATCGTATTGGCAGAAAAATTGCCGAAGAGCTGTGTGTTATTCTCGAGGATAGAATTACTTCGTTGCATACCGAAAGCGCTACAGAGCGTTATCAATCACTTATGGAACAACAGCCTAGTTTAGTACAGCGTATTAATTTGGGGCATATTGCTTCTTTTTTGCGTGTAACACAGGAAACTTTAAGCAGAATACGCAAACGCTGA
- a CDS encoding amino acid permease, which translates to MKNNQEVVEENQLKRGLTNRHIQLIALGGSIGTGLFLGIGPAAVLAGPSVILGYAVAGIIAFFIMRQLGEMVVEEPVSGSFSHFAYKYCGSFAGFASGWNYWILYILVSMAELTAIGVYVQFWWPEIPLWASSLFFFLVINALNFASVKVYGETEFWFSIIKVVAIIAMILFGTYLLVSGTGGEQATIHNLYNDGGFFPKGFFEKTPSGSFQGLLSAMALIMFSFGGLELIGITAAEAENPEKNIPKATNQVIYRILIFYVGALVILFALSPWQQITTDSSPFVMVFQNLNGMEFELFGTKIYFTRLIANVLNLIVLTAALSVYNSSVYSNSRMLYGLADQGNAPKFLKKLNKKFVPINAILISSCFAAICILINKVIPEEAFSILMSLVVSSLIINWGMISYTHLRFRRTKEQESTITMFPSIFYPVSNYICLVFLVGILAIMWMTDMKLSVELIPIWLGILFIFYKVYKTKK; encoded by the coding sequence GTGAAAAATAATCAGGAAGTCGTAGAAGAGAATCAGCTTAAACGTGGGCTGACCAACCGTCACATTCAATTAATTGCTTTAGGAGGATCAATAGGAACCGGTCTTTTTCTTGGTATTGGCCCGGCGGCCGTACTGGCAGGACCATCAGTTATTTTAGGATATGCCGTTGCCGGAATTATTGCTTTTTTCATTATGAGACAGCTTGGTGAAATGGTTGTCGAAGAGCCAGTTTCGGGAAGCTTTAGTCACTTCGCGTATAAATATTGTGGTTCTTTTGCGGGTTTTGCCTCAGGTTGGAATTATTGGATTTTATACATTCTCGTGAGTATGGCCGAACTGACAGCTATTGGAGTTTATGTACAGTTTTGGTGGCCCGAAATTCCGCTGTGGGCGTCCAGTTTATTTTTCTTCCTGGTTATTAATGCATTGAATTTCGCTTCGGTAAAAGTTTACGGGGAAACCGAATTTTGGTTTTCAATCATAAAAGTGGTAGCTATTATTGCCATGATCCTTTTTGGTACTTATCTGTTGGTAAGCGGTACAGGAGGGGAGCAGGCGACCATTCATAATTTATACAATGATGGAGGTTTTTTCCCAAAAGGCTTCTTTGAAAAAACGCCATCAGGTAGTTTTCAGGGATTATTGTCTGCAATGGCACTGATTATGTTCTCCTTTGGCGGTTTAGAACTAATTGGAATTACCGCTGCTGAGGCAGAGAATCCGGAGAAAAACATTCCAAAAGCAACCAATCAGGTTATCTATAGAATCCTTATCTTTTATGTAGGAGCATTGGTTATTTTATTTGCTTTGTCACCATGGCAGCAAATTACCACAGACAGTAGTCCGTTTGTAATGGTTTTTCAAAATTTAAACGGAATGGAATTTGAATTGTTCGGTACCAAAATATATTTTACACGCCTGATTGCCAATGTGTTAAATCTAATTGTTTTAACCGCAGCTTTATCAGTGTACAACAGCAGTGTGTACAGTAACTCACGTATGTTGTATGGTTTAGCAGATCAGGGTAATGCGCCTAAGTTTCTAAAGAAGCTAAACAAAAAATTCGTGCCTATTAATGCGATTTTAATTTCTTCCTGCTTTGCAGCGATCTGTATTTTAATCAATAAAGTAATTCCCGAAGAAGCTTTTAGCATTTTAATGTCTTTAGTGGTATCTTCTTTAATTATCAACTGGGGAATGATTTCGTATACGCATTTACGATTCAGACGTACAAAAGAGCAGGAAAGTACCATAACAATGTTTCCGTCTATATTTTATCCGGTAAGTAATTATATCTGTCTGGTATTTTTAGTAGGTATTCTAGCTATTATGTGGATGACGGATATGAAGTTATCTGTAGAATTAATCCCTATTTGGCTGGGTATTCTTTTTATATTTTACAAAGTTTATAAAACAAAAAAATAA
- a CDS encoding DUF1826 domain-containing protein: MSNTFLNNNQIGVTASFSELVQTPFKGERNALCWQRNLDGDFSEIVAKLSLEANITEVYPEDLIALELTEKGSIARETILNDLQLLTDYGALPSLNLLKCYERDDEFDYISTDVYSFHVDRSPIATDTFLCTYHGAASDIVSNSQAEQKILIPEIRAKLQELHDGPPEEFESFLEENYFDLHYQLHPNAEPVNLGVGNLWRLAVDHPKQQVLPCIHRAPIENDGEYRLLLIC, translated from the coding sequence ATGAGCAACACATTTTTGAACAACAACCAAATTGGAGTAACAGCTTCTTTTTCTGAATTGGTACAGACTCCTTTCAAAGGCGAAAGGAATGCGCTGTGCTGGCAGAGAAACCTGGATGGAGATTTTAGCGAAATTGTGGCCAAATTATCTTTAGAAGCAAATATCACAGAAGTTTACCCCGAAGATCTAATCGCACTTGAACTTACCGAAAAGGGGAGTATAGCCAGAGAAACAATCTTAAACGATCTACAACTATTAACGGATTATGGAGCTTTGCCTTCACTTAATTTACTAAAATGTTACGAACGTGATGACGAGTTTGATTACATATCGACAGATGTATATTCCTTCCATGTCGATCGTTCGCCCATTGCAACCGATACTTTTTTATGTACTTACCACGGGGCAGCAAGTGATATTGTTTCTAATTCGCAGGCAGAACAAAAAATCCTAATTCCGGAGATCAGGGCAAAGCTGCAAGAGCTACACGATGGACCGCCGGAAGAGTTTGAGAGTTTTTTAGAGGAAAATTATTTCGATTTGCATTATCAGTTACATCCCAATGCAGAACCTGTTAATTTAGGAGTAGGAAATCTTTGGCGTTTGGCGGTAGATCATCCGAAACAACAAGTACTGCCTTGCATTCACAGAGCACCCATAGAAAATGACGGAGAATATCGATTGCTGCTGATTTGTTGA
- a CDS encoding DUF6506 family protein, producing MEKTVKQVDLKENQRPLNKAIIYEGYGALPNKTKFVRESASGKLTIVAIGDPSESLAAAITLADDGAELIELCGAISPVWRAKVSEAIGSRAKVSSVTFGFESLALAAAFSLSFHEGNPPREAFIILESGSDPIQDRFEQAFHPQHTTFIPVPDEAMGAKIAAELVESGFGLIELYGGFTASGAAKVIEAVNGRAPVGIGSFTLEVTNQ from the coding sequence ATGGAAAAAACAGTAAAACAAGTAGATTTAAAAGAAAACCAACGTCCTCTAAACAAGGCTATTATATATGAAGGTTATGGAGCTCTACCTAATAAAACCAAGTTTGTTCGTGAAAGTGCATCTGGTAAGTTGACAATTGTAGCCATCGGTGACCCTTCTGAATCTCTGGCAGCTGCCATTACACTGGCAGACGATGGTGCAGAATTAATCGAACTGTGTGGTGCTATTTCACCTGTATGGAGAGCAAAGGTTAGTGAAGCAATTGGAAGTCGAGCCAAAGTGAGTTCGGTTACTTTCGGATTCGAATCGCTGGCTTTGGCGGCTGCTTTTAGTTTATCCTTTCACGAAGGTAATCCACCTCGCGAAGCCTTCATTATTCTTGAAAGTGGCAGTGACCCAATACAAGACCGTTTCGAACAAGCATTTCATCCGCAGCATACCACATTTATTCCGGTACCGGATGAAGCTATGGGAGCTAAGATTGCCGCAGAACTTGTAGAATCTGGTTTTGGATTAATTGAACTTTACGGAGGATTCACTGCATCTGGAGCAGCCAAAGTTATTGAAGCAGTCAACGGCCGTGCTCCAGTTGGAATAGGAAGCTTCACTTTAGAGGTAACAAATCAATAA
- a CDS encoding Dabb family protein translates to MKYLFLGLAICAEPGQNQCKSNNPKAVNVVLFKFKSEASLEQEQNFKSEMLKKHSTVSGLIDISFGENVTDIAKGFTRAEAARFKDQKSLKVFSKSDPVEELNTSYIKPVLQEILVFNSFS, encoded by the coding sequence ATGAAGTATTTATTTTTAGGTTTAGCCATTTGCGCAGAGCCAGGGCAAAACCAATGCAAATCGAACAATCCAAAAGCGGTAAATGTGGTGTTATTCAAATTCAAATCGGAAGCATCATTGGAGCAGGAGCAAAACTTTAAAAGTGAAATGCTGAAAAAGCACAGTACAGTTTCGGGACTTATCGATATTTCTTTTGGAGAAAACGTTACAGATATAGCAAAAGGATTTACCCGTGCGGAAGCAGCCCGGTTTAAGGACCAGAAATCGTTAAAAGTATTCAGTAAATCAGATCCTGTTGAAGAGCTAAATACCAGTTATATCAAACCGGTTTTACAAGAGATTCTGGTATTCAATTCTTTTTCTTAA